Proteins from one Pseudarthrobacter sp. BIM B-2242 genomic window:
- a CDS encoding LPXTG cell wall anchor domain-containing protein: MKRAIPILGVAGLALLCVSAPAYAGDDKHGDTDGNLGKVIVCHMTGSAGNPYVATPVSLNALGNHRLETGDIVPPNPVLKGGHNWAAGMADYYKYCVTPPPPVDEEPGEEEPPGEEEPPGEEQPPVEEPPGEEQPPPVEEEQPPVEEEQPPAVVETPAVQAPAGQVAAPQSAVVQAPAAAVSRGTNQGYNAQTAVGGAGDSTTWLAGLGLLLGAGGVVAVRRRSRSESPTAG, encoded by the coding sequence ATGAAACGAGCCATACCAATCTTGGGGGTCGCGGGGCTGGCATTGCTCTGCGTCTCCGCACCGGCCTACGCAGGGGATGACAAGCACGGGGATACAGACGGGAACCTGGGGAAGGTCATCGTCTGCCACATGACCGGCAGTGCGGGCAACCCGTATGTTGCCACCCCCGTTAGCCTTAATGCTTTGGGCAACCACAGGCTGGAGACCGGGGACATTGTTCCCCCCAATCCGGTCCTGAAGGGCGGGCACAACTGGGCTGCCGGAATGGCCGATTACTACAAATACTGTGTGACGCCGCCACCGCCCGTCGATGAGGAACCCGGTGAAGAAGAACCCCCGGGCGAAGAAGAACCCCCGGGTGAGGAGCAGCCGCCGGTGGAGGAACCTCCCGGTGAGGAACAGCCCCCGCCGGTTGAGGAGGAACAGCCACCAGTGGAAGAGGAGCAGCCGCCAGCGGTCGTTGAAACTCCGGCGGTCCAGGCCCCCGCGGGCCAGGTAGCTGCCCCTCAGAGTGCAGTTGTCCAGGCGCCGGCCGCAGCCGTCAGCCGTGGCACCAACCAGGGCTACAACGCACAAACGGCGGTAGGCGGAGCCGGGGACAGCACCACCTGGCTGGCTGGCTTGGGCCTCCTGCTGGGTGCAGGCGGCGTTGTTGCGGTCCGGCGCAGGTCACGTTCGGAATCGCCGACGGCGGGCTGA
- a CDS encoding class F sortase, producing MAKPSGRHVPRRRPVATSDASPARGWSRLRLRGTRRARGWNRGDIAILICGVLGFFSLTFGGPLLHDMNTGNHGTASVAAAERPALPLGPPSSLPLPPAVTDPEATAAATATSPAAGPPLPDASAPLRILYPGAAIDTAVHPLEPDGAAAASRTVVPPSTMDGYWLTPFGVPGNGSGNTTYVIGHSWEDRDAPFNHLSSSAAAGDEFNVITAAGTIRYRVDTVTTYLKDSLKDSPIWEMVPNRVVLISCYTEDPWGKNVVVSASPAGP from the coding sequence GTGGCAAAGCCGTCCGGCAGGCATGTCCCCCGCAGGCGCCCCGTCGCCACCTCCGACGCCAGTCCCGCCCGGGGTTGGAGCCGCCTCCGGCTGAGGGGGACGCGCAGGGCCCGGGGATGGAACCGGGGAGACATCGCCATCCTCATCTGCGGGGTCCTCGGGTTCTTCTCGCTCACCTTTGGCGGCCCGCTGCTCCACGATATGAACACCGGCAACCACGGGACTGCCAGCGTCGCGGCGGCCGAAAGGCCGGCACTCCCCCTTGGCCCGCCGTCGTCCCTTCCCCTGCCGCCGGCCGTAACGGATCCGGAGGCGACGGCTGCCGCCACAGCGACGTCACCCGCAGCCGGACCCCCACTGCCCGACGCGTCCGCGCCGCTGCGCATCCTCTACCCCGGAGCGGCCATCGACACAGCGGTCCACCCGCTGGAACCCGACGGCGCCGCGGCGGCCAGCCGCACCGTGGTGCCGCCGTCCACCATGGACGGCTACTGGCTGACCCCGTTCGGAGTCCCTGGCAACGGCTCGGGCAACACCACGTACGTCATTGGACACAGCTGGGAAGACCGGGACGCGCCGTTCAACCACCTCAGTTCAAGCGCGGCCGCAGGCGACGAGTTCAACGTCATCACCGCTGCTGGAACCATCCGCTACCGCGTGGATACTGTCACCACGTACCTCAAGGACAGCCTCAAGGACAGCCCCATCTGGGAGATGGTGCCCAACCGCGTTGTGCTCATCAGCTGTTACACCGAAGATCCCTGGGGGAAAAACGTGGTGGTTTCGGCGTCCCCCGCCGGCCCGTAG
- a CDS encoding universal stress protein, producing MTPERFSGPAPLLVGVLPNQHPEVLTTAANLAARLSAPLLCAYVDEASYLVEWDPGKSAHRLSLHPGQDDDDVRAVTSGLRATIEQAVANAGTGSAHVEWTLRTLAGDPARALARLAAESNVPMIIVGTSERGLSHRLSEMLNGSVGLWLTHHQSRPVLVVPYRRPAHEDRE from the coding sequence ATGACTCCAGAACGGTTCAGCGGCCCTGCCCCTCTCCTGGTGGGCGTGCTGCCCAATCAGCATCCCGAAGTGCTGACCACGGCAGCAAACCTGGCGGCCCGGCTGTCGGCGCCCCTGCTGTGCGCCTACGTTGACGAGGCCAGCTACCTGGTCGAATGGGATCCGGGCAAATCGGCGCACCGGCTGTCGCTCCACCCGGGCCAGGATGACGACGACGTCCGCGCGGTAACCAGCGGGCTTAGGGCAACCATCGAACAGGCTGTGGCCAACGCGGGGACGGGGAGCGCGCACGTGGAGTGGACCCTGCGCACTCTTGCTGGAGACCCGGCCCGCGCCCTCGCCCGGCTCGCTGCGGAAAGCAACGTCCCCATGATCATCGTGGGGACGTCGGAGCGGGGTTTGTCGCACCGGCTCTCGGAGATGCTCAATGGTTCGGTGGGGCTATGGCTGACCCATCATCAAAGCAGGCCGGTACTGGTTGTCCCTTACCGGAGGCCGGCCCACGAGGACCGGGAATAG